A single region of the Alosa alosa isolate M-15738 ecotype Scorff River chromosome 6, AALO_Geno_1.1, whole genome shotgun sequence genome encodes:
- the si:busm1-163l24.3 gene encoding uncharacterized protein si:busm1-163l24.3 isoform X1 produces MAGLGRSLDIVGLPSDVERDRLIDKLLIHFLRPSNGGGEVLSVTVSKARPRSALVTFEDRKVALSVLNHRPHILELDGQKHELSVSLASAQPAVNPDMVILTMSVTVDCHQLPLGKRAVTNLQRQFPDLHISFPSPEGNRCSLSGPYSQMQPAVAHILELHEHSRGRNPRPEEENGFGLTASQSEQMWPESNGPPSPLALGALGSSAGQEVENLGAEGGALGLSLPGSHPLRLEDELKCDAEVEDLSLIMDSDLFQYLQRCKEYRQILRDHNVEVVDETSHGLTTLFFQARSKVTEESEVPGHTLKRLARAQKELRQLQQQQEASLRRAQLSKSTLCSTRALENVQSLLPKLLLTEDDENVYIVGESSDVSQAKQLLMLGYRLRKEDVVATSAHSPSHSPSHTLSPASSPSDAGQGERLDSKPTVEDPRFGKMLRTSGGDRKMEYKLAARFKSSGVTLGGLGPKPGDLSDLKDQRDLDLQRLSTKNETLLASGNSLVGRDKLLSGGAGIDFAALQISPPERTGEDILFRGTDPQTTAAMFVPMSMTISTRAGTSFSSLPLQTPLDVKTLHPPGPPSGSSGSSGLKRASSFSGRTRAKQDEAKPEAAQATGSAPRSRPRSNSITRVHSAEVIVPLLMWSYMKEAYRTRLDDMTSDLQMSESQSGTDSGVKVVLKGAESSVVLTCQRELQKLVSMVTSDFSIMELRLSDLGIVEGDEVFEACCADVRSRFSKVSQRKCRGSLYLIGPKLLCSQVDAMLREVFSGGPGQKAPSQPFLKQPVSSKDGLDPDHTQRGSSSSDTEKNTNRKKDLQKGKRLPSEPTESTHRRKGHPLEPTAEGLSLPLAKKEPVTREKVERGGTTSGRKSKTYTSPSPSADTSQGAVAWRFDEKPSSLPITLSKAQEFVKQTNLHPSPTVTTCICGESCSQLARMACGLTFCRRCMSLHGHCQLCSSKGTEQSLPNKSQEQNKNQDQALAGRLRGQSVPGIHGTMSCVELPFSLSGHARDTTAKITYVITDGIQDEGHPCPGSPFEGGVFEAYLPLSARGRGFLPLLERAFRQGLTFTISMGNTTGDRVAKVVWHNIPHKTKMEGGKSGNGYPDSNYLSRLSEALKAQGIEDVPVTQDKAKP; encoded by the exons ATGGCAGGCTTGGGCCGGTCGTTAGACATCGTGGGTCTGCCCAGTGACGTTGAGCGTGACCGTCTTATTGACAAACTCCTGATACACTTCCTCCGCCCCAGCAATGGGGGAGGTGAGGTGCTGTCCGTCACTGTCAGCAAAGCCAGGCCACGGTCTGCCCTCGTCACCTTTGAGGATAGAAAAg TGGCACTGAGCGTGCTCAACCATCGCCCCCACATTTTGGAGTTAGATGGCCAGAAGCACGAACTTTCTGTCAGTTTAGCCAGTGCACAACCCGCCGTCAACCCAGACATG GTTATTTTGACAATGTCGGTGACTGTAGATTGCCATCAGCTACCACTGGGTAAGAGGGCAGTCACTAACCTGCAGCGCCAGTTCCCAGATCTGCACATCAGCTTCCCCTCTCCAGAGGGGAACCGTTGCTCATTAAGTGGACCGTACTCTCAGATGCAGCCCGCTGTGGCCCACATCCTCGAGTTACATGAGCACAGTCGGGGCAGGAATCCAAGGCCAGAGGAGGAGAATGGGTTTGGTCTTACAGCATCACAGTCAGAGCAGATGTGGCCGGAGTCAAATGGACCTCCCAGCCCACTCGCACTGGGAGCTTTAGGTTCGTCTGCAGGACAGGAAGTGGAGAACTTGGGTGCCGAGGGAGGTGCCTTGGGTCTAAGCCTGCCCGGAAGTCACCCGTTGAGGCTGGAGGATGAGTTAAAATGCGATGCTGAGGTGGAGGATCTCTCCCTGATTATGGACTCTGATTTGTTCCAGTACCTGCAGAGGTGTAAGGAGTATCGGCAAATCCTGAGGGATCacaatgtggaggtggtggacGAGACCTCACACGGTCTCACCACTCTCTTCTTTCAGgccaggtcaaaggtcacagagGAGTCGGAAGTCCCAGGGCACACACTGAAGCGTCTGGCGCGTGCCCAGAAAGAGCTACGgcagctccagcagcagcaggaggcatCCTTGCGCAGGGCTCAGTTGAGTAAAAGCACCCTCTGTAGTACACGAGCCCTGGAGAATGTTCAGTCCCTGCTGCCAAAGCTCCTGCTAACTGAAGATGATGAAAATGTGTATATTGTTGGAGAGAGTAGTGACGTTTCTCAGGCCAAACAGCTTTTAATGCTGGGCTATCGCCTGAGAAAGGAGGACGTTGTTGCCACATCTGCTCACTCACCCTCACATTCTCCATCACATACTCTTTCACCAGCCTCCAGCCCCTCTGATGCAGGCCAAGGGGAACGGTTGGACTCCAAACCCACAGTGGAGGATCCTAGGTTCGGCAAGATGCTTCGTACCTCTGGAGGGGATCGCAAGATGGAGTACAAGCTGGCAGCTCGATTTAAGAGCTCTGGAGTAACGTTAGGGGGGCTGGGGCCTAAGCCTGGAGACCTGAGTGACCTGAAGGACCAAAGAGACTTAGATTTGCAGAGGCTCTCTACTAAAAATGAGACACTATTGGCATCGGGAAACTCGTTAGTTGGCAGAGACAAGCTCTTGTCTGGAGGCGCTGGGATAGATTTTGCAGCACTCCAGATTTCGCCACCTGAACGCACTGGAGAGGATATTCTGTTCAGAGGCACGGATCCACAGACCACTGCAGCCATGTTTGTGCCCATGTCCATGACAATATCCACTCGTGCCGGCACCTCATTCTCATCCCTACCACTTCAAACTCCTTTAGATGTGAAGACACTTCATCCGCCTGGTCCTCCGTCTgggtcttcaggatcttctggTCTAAAGAGAGCTAGCAGTTTCTCGGGCAGGACCCGAGCGAAGCAGGACGAGGCGAAACCAGAGGCTGCGCAGGCAACGGGCTCCGCTCCTCGCAGCAGACCAAGATCCAACAGCATCACCAGAGTTCACTCGGCCGAGGTCATAGTGCCGCTGCTGATGTGGTCCTACATGAAGGAGGCATACCGCACGCGCCTGGACGATATGACGTCCGACTTGCAGATGTCAGAGAGTCAGTCAGGAACAGACTCTGGTGTTAAGGTGGTTCTGAAGGGAGCTGAGTCAAGTGTGGTGCTCACTTGCCAGCGTGAGCTTCAGAAACTTGTTTCCATGGTGACGTCGGACTTCAGCATTATGGAGTTGCGTCTGTCCGACCTGGGCATTGTCGAGGGGGACGAGGTGTTTGAAGCCTGCTGCGCGGACGTACGTTCACGATTCAGCAAGGTTAGCCAGCGAAAGTGCAGAGGAAGTCTCTACCTGATTGGCCCAAAACTGCTGTGTTCACAGGTGGATGCAATGCTGCGAGAAGTGTTTTCTGGAGGGCCCGGGCAAAAGGCCCCCTCTCAACCCTTCCTTAAACAGCCAGTCTCTTCAAAAGATGGCTTGGACCCCGACCACACCCAAAGAGGTTCCAGCAGCAGtgacacagaaaaaaatacaaacaggAAGAAAGACCTACAGAAAGGAAAAAGACTCCCCTCAGAACCTACAGAAAGCACCCACAGACGGAAAGGCCATCCATTGGAGCCCACGGCCGAAGGGCTTAGCCTGCCATTAGCAAAGAAAGAGCCTGTCACCAGGGAGAAGGTTGAAAGGGGTGGTACCACCTCAGGCAGGAAAAGCAAGACGTACACATCTCCAAGCCCATCGGCTGACACAAGCCAAGGAGCAGTGGCATGGAGGTTTGATGAAAAGCCATCCTCTTTGCCAATTACGTTGTCCAAAGCACAAGAATTTGTCAAACAGACTAACCTTCATCCCAGCCCGACAGTGACCACATGCATTTGTGGGGAGAGTTGTTCACAGTTGGCACGCATGGCATGTGGATTGACTTTTTGTCGTCGGTGCATGTCCCTCCATGGCCACTGCCAGCTCTGCTCTAGTAAAGGGACAGAGCAGTCACTTCCAAATAAGAGCCAAGAACAGAACAAAAACCAGGACCAAGCCTTGGCTGGCCGGTTACGGGGACAATCTGTACCGGGTATCCATGGAACCATGAGCTGTGTGGAGCTTCCTTTCAGCCTGTCGGGCCATGCCAGAGACACCACAGCCAAAATCACCTACGTCATCACTGATGGCATTCAAGAT GAGGGACATCCCTGTCCAGGGTCACCGTTCGAGGGGGGAGTTTTTGAGGCCTATCTGCCCCTCAGTGCAAGAGGTAGGGGCTTCCTGCCACTCCTTGAGAGAGCTTTTCGGCAGGGTCTCACCTTCACCATCTCCATGGGCAACACCACTGGTGACAGGGTGGCCAAGGTTGTGTGGCACAACATTCCCCACAAGACAAAAATGGAAGGTGGTAAAAGTGG aAATGGCTATCCAGACTCCAATTACCTGAGTCGTCTGTCAGAGGCCCTGAAGGCTCAAGGAATTGAAGACGTGCCAGTGACTCAGGACAAAGCCAAACCATGA
- the phb gene encoding prohibitin: MAKLFESIGKLGLALAVGGGVVNSALFNVDAGHRAVIFDRFRGVQDAVVGEGTHFLIPWVQKPIVFDCRSRPRNVPVITGSKDLQNVNITLRILFRPVANQLPRIFTSIGEDYDERVLPSITTEVLKAVVARFDAGELITQRELVSRQVSEDLTERCSTFGLILDDVSLTHLTFGKEFTEAVEMKQVAQQEAERARFVVEKAEQQKQAAIISAAGDSQAALLIANSLATAGDGLVELRKLEAAEDIAFQLSRSRNVTYLPSNQGTLLQLPQ, encoded by the exons ATGGCTAAATTGTTTGAGTCAATTGGAAAATTGGGGCTGGCCCTGGCTGTTGGTGGAGGTGTGGTGAACTCTGCCCTTTTTAATG TGGACGCAGGGCACAGGGCAGTGATCTTTGACCGGTTTCGGGGGGTGCAGGATGCCGTAGTTGGGGAGGGGACACACTTCCTGATCCCCTGGGTCCAGAAACCAATAGTCTTCGACTGCAGGTCTCGTCCCCGTAACGTGCCAGTCATTACTGGAAGTAAAG ATTTGCAGAATGTGAACATCACCCTAAGGATTCTGTTCCGGCCCGTTGCTAACCAGCTACCACGCATCTTCACCAGCATTGGCGAGGACTACGATGAGCGAGTGCTTCCCTCAATCACCACCGAAGTGCTAAAAGCAGTCGTG gcCCGGTTTGATGCAGGAGAGTtgatcacacagagagagttggtgtCCAGGCAAGTCAGTGAAGACCTGACTGAGCGTTGCTCCACATTTGGCCTTATTCTGGATGATGTGTCCCTG ACACACTTGACCTTTGGTAAGGAGTTTACGGAGGCTGTGGAGATGAAGCAGGTGGCACAGCAGGAAGCAGAGAGGGCCCGGTTTGTTGTGGAGAAG gcggAGCAGCAGAAACAGGCAGCCATCATCTCTGCGGCAGGAGACTCCCAGGCTGCCCTGCTGATCGCCAACTCACTGGCCACGGCCGGCGACGGCTTGGTGGAGCTGCGTAAGCTGGAGGCGGCAGAGGACATCGCCTTCCAGCTCAGCCGCTCCCGCAACGTCACCTACCTGCCCTCCAACCAGGGCACACTATTGCAGCTGCCCCAGTGA
- the LOC125296797 gene encoding E3 ubiquitin/ISG15 ligase TRIM25-like has translation MAGFSSVRSQDQITCSVCLDLLDDPVTIPCGHTYCFGCIKRCWDDDKGGVYRCPYCRVVYSERPALNKNTMFAEVVEKLRETGLQPVSADPANPGPEDASCNVCTGRKLKATQSCLTCLASYCELHFNLHNELNAGNKHRVVSATTKLQESICTAHGKLLEVYCCTDYQFICCLCAMDDTHKSHETISVVGSADKQRLLGVAQKKSLESVQRKEMQAQDLRKATDSLKESVQTCVADCERVFGELIGSAERICSKVTDVIRAQEEAELRRAAALLERLDKESREMKERAAEMDKLSDTDDHINFIQSFQPLCGPAVSEDPSSMVINTRCSFGNLRESISDLQKQLQEICKQAMEKISKGDYVSTHKTDDEKGWQGKDKVPREHDSEGEMAPCRNEPQWRRQNSEEQAPTHQTPSAPWRRRAASEEPARQDPGWAPPPWRKKQSEWRAREASPGDRGQRRSRTQDPWRQQSRRREWQEEGSTWKQ, from the exons ATGGCAGGATTCAGCAGCGTGCGGTCTCAGGACCAGATCACTTGTTCAGTCTGTCTGGATCTGCTTGATGATCCTGTGACCATTCCATGTGGACATACGTACTGTTTTGGCTGTATTAAGCGCTGCTGGGATGATGACAAAGGAGGCGTCTACCGTTGCCCTTATTGCAGGGTGGTCTACAGTGAAAGACCTGCCCTCAACAAAAACACCATGTTTGCCGAGGTGGTGGAGAAACTGAGGGAGACTGGACTCCAGCCTGTGTCTGCAGATCCCGCAAACCCTGGACCTGAAGACGCGAGCTGCAACGTTTGCACTGGGAGAAAACTGAAAGCCACCCAGTCATGTCTGACCTGTCTAGCTTCTTACTGTGAACTTCACTTCAACCTTCACAATGAATTAAATGCTGGAAACAAACACAGGGTCGTTAGTGCCACCACGAAACTGCAGGAGAGCATCTGCACAGCCCATGGCAAGCTACTGGAGGTTTACTGTTGCACTGACTACCAGTTTATCTGTTGTCTCTGCGCCATGGACGACACACACAAGAGCCATGAAACCATCTCAGTTGTGGGAAGTGCTGACAAGCAG AGGCTGCTGGGTGTGGCCCAGAAGAAGTCCCTGGAGAGTGTCCAGAGGAAAGAGATGCAAGCCCAGGACCTGAGGAAGGCCACAGACTCTCTCAAG GAGTCGGTCCAGACGTGTGTGGCGGACTGTGAGCGAGTGTTTGGGGAGCTGATTGGCTCAGCTGAGAGGATCTGCTCCAAGGTGACGGATGTAATCAGGGCTCAGGAGGAGGCTGAACTCCGGCGTGCTGCAGCCCTGCTGGAGAGACTGGACAAGGAGAGCCGTGAGATGAAGGAGAGGGCTGCTGAGATGGACAAGCTCTCAGACACCGATGACCACATCAACTTTATTCAG AGTTTTCAGCCTCTGTGTGGCCCTGCTGTATCTGAGGATCCATCCAGCATGGTCATTAATACACGCTGCTCTTTTGGAAACTTGAGGGAATCCATCTCTGACCTGCAAAAGCAACTACAGGAGATCTGCAAGCAGGCTATGGAAAAGATATCTAAAGGAG ACTATGTATCTACACATAAAACTGACGATGAAAAAGGTTGGCAGGGCAAAGACAAGGTGCCGAGGGAGCATGATAGTGAAGGGGAGATGGCGCCATGTCGCAATGAGCCACAGTGGAGGCGTCAAAACTCAGAGGAGCAGGCGCCAACGCACCAGACCCCCTCAGCACCATGGAGGAGGCGTGCGGCCTCAGAGGAGCCAGCGAGGCAAGACCCAGGATGGGCACCTCCGCCATGGAGGAAAAAGCAGTCTGAGTGGAGGGCACGGGAGGCCAGCCCAGGGGATAGGGGGCAGAGGAGGTCAAGAACGCAAGACCCCTGGAGGCAGCAGTCTCGAAGGAGAGAGTGGCAGGAAGAGGGCTCAACATGGAAACAGTGA
- the si:busm1-163l24.4 gene encoding E3 ubiquitin/ISG15 ligase TRIM25, which produces MADGILEDQDPFSCPICLDPLEDPVTIPCGHSYCMDCIKDCWGQEDHKGVYSCPQCRQIFESRPALNKNTMFAEVVERLKRTSLRAAPLGHCYAGPGDVGCDVCPDRKQKAIKTCLVCVASYCETHFRLHDSLHPGQRHKVIEPTEQQVKLCSRHGKRLDAYCRFDQSFICRLCTTDEHRGHDVVLPDKSLVPPGGHRKDGHSTNNHGNSRHKSGHRDGHFHRHGKAGHHTGGRVKTGHGSSGHKRRKHGSGHGKSEHKSDAHGSWHRRSHHDKAGQTGH; this is translated from the coding sequence ATGGCGGATGGAATTTTGGAGGACCAGGACCCCTTCAGCTGTCCAATCTGCTTGGATCCGCTGGAGGACCCAGTGACCATTCCCTGTGGACACAGCTACTGCATGGACTGCATCAAGGACTGCTGGGGCCAGGAGGACCACAAAGGGGTCTACAGCTGCCCCCAGTGCAGGCAGATCTTCGAGTCCAGGCCAGCCCTCAACAAGAACACCATGTTCGCTGAGGTGGTGGAGAGGCTGAAGAGGACCAGCCTGCGGGCCGCCCCCCTCGGCCACTGTTACGCTGGACCAGGGGACGTGGGCTGCGACGTCTGCCCTGACCGCAAACAGAAGGCCATCAAAACGTGCTTGGTGTGCGTCGCCTCTTACTGCGAGACTCACTTCAGGCTCCACGACAGCCTCCACCCAGGGCAGAGGCACAAGGTGATCGAACCCACCGAGCAGCAGGTGAAACTCTGCTCACGGCATGGTAAGAGACTGGATGCGTATTGTCGCTTCGACCAGAGCTTCATCTGTCGTCTCTGCACAACGGATGAACACAGAGGACATGATGTAGTGTTGCCCGACAAGTCTTTGGTACCACCCGGTGGGCACAGAAAGGACGGTCACTCGACTAATAATCATGGGAACAGTAGGCACAAGAGTGGGCACAGAGATGGCCATTTCCATCGGCATGGGAAGGCTGGGCATCACACTGGGGGACGTGTAAAAACTGGACATGGGAGCAGTGGGCACAAGAGGAGGAAGCATGGCAGTGGGCACGGAAAAAGTGAACATAAGTCAGATGCACATGGGAGCTGGCACCGGAGGAGCCATCATGACAAGGCTGGGCAGACTGGGCACTAG
- the si:busm1-163l24.3 gene encoding uncharacterized protein si:busm1-163l24.3 isoform X2 produces MGEVRCCPSLSAKPGHGLPSSPLRIEKVILTMSVTVDCHQLPLGKRAVTNLQRQFPDLHISFPSPEGNRCSLSGPYSQMQPAVAHILELHEHSRGRNPRPEEENGFGLTASQSEQMWPESNGPPSPLALGALGSSAGQEVENLGAEGGALGLSLPGSHPLRLEDELKCDAEVEDLSLIMDSDLFQYLQRCKEYRQILRDHNVEVVDETSHGLTTLFFQARSKVTEESEVPGHTLKRLARAQKELRQLQQQQEASLRRAQLSKSTLCSTRALENVQSLLPKLLLTEDDENVYIVGESSDVSQAKQLLMLGYRLRKEDVVATSAHSPSHSPSHTLSPASSPSDAGQGERLDSKPTVEDPRFGKMLRTSGGDRKMEYKLAARFKSSGVTLGGLGPKPGDLSDLKDQRDLDLQRLSTKNETLLASGNSLVGRDKLLSGGAGIDFAALQISPPERTGEDILFRGTDPQTTAAMFVPMSMTISTRAGTSFSSLPLQTPLDVKTLHPPGPPSGSSGSSGLKRASSFSGRTRAKQDEAKPEAAQATGSAPRSRPRSNSITRVHSAEVIVPLLMWSYMKEAYRTRLDDMTSDLQMSESQSGTDSGVKVVLKGAESSVVLTCQRELQKLVSMVTSDFSIMELRLSDLGIVEGDEVFEACCADVRSRFSKVSQRKCRGSLYLIGPKLLCSQVDAMLREVFSGGPGQKAPSQPFLKQPVSSKDGLDPDHTQRGSSSSDTEKNTNRKKDLQKGKRLPSEPTESTHRRKGHPLEPTAEGLSLPLAKKEPVTREKVERGGTTSGRKSKTYTSPSPSADTSQGAVAWRFDEKPSSLPITLSKAQEFVKQTNLHPSPTVTTCICGESCSQLARMACGLTFCRRCMSLHGHCQLCSSKGTEQSLPNKSQEQNKNQDQALAGRLRGQSVPGIHGTMSCVELPFSLSGHARDTTAKITYVITDGIQDEGHPCPGSPFEGGVFEAYLPLSARGRGFLPLLERAFRQGLTFTISMGNTTGDRVAKVVWHNIPHKTKMEGGKSGNGYPDSNYLSRLSEALKAQGIEDVPVTQDKAKP; encoded by the exons ATGGGGGAGGTGAGGTGCTGTCCGTCACTGTCAGCAAAGCCAGGCCACGGTCTGCCCTCGTCACCTTTGAGGATAGAAAAg GTTATTTTGACAATGTCGGTGACTGTAGATTGCCATCAGCTACCACTGGGTAAGAGGGCAGTCACTAACCTGCAGCGCCAGTTCCCAGATCTGCACATCAGCTTCCCCTCTCCAGAGGGGAACCGTTGCTCATTAAGTGGACCGTACTCTCAGATGCAGCCCGCTGTGGCCCACATCCTCGAGTTACATGAGCACAGTCGGGGCAGGAATCCAAGGCCAGAGGAGGAGAATGGGTTTGGTCTTACAGCATCACAGTCAGAGCAGATGTGGCCGGAGTCAAATGGACCTCCCAGCCCACTCGCACTGGGAGCTTTAGGTTCGTCTGCAGGACAGGAAGTGGAGAACTTGGGTGCCGAGGGAGGTGCCTTGGGTCTAAGCCTGCCCGGAAGTCACCCGTTGAGGCTGGAGGATGAGTTAAAATGCGATGCTGAGGTGGAGGATCTCTCCCTGATTATGGACTCTGATTTGTTCCAGTACCTGCAGAGGTGTAAGGAGTATCGGCAAATCCTGAGGGATCacaatgtggaggtggtggacGAGACCTCACACGGTCTCACCACTCTCTTCTTTCAGgccaggtcaaaggtcacagagGAGTCGGAAGTCCCAGGGCACACACTGAAGCGTCTGGCGCGTGCCCAGAAAGAGCTACGgcagctccagcagcagcaggaggcatCCTTGCGCAGGGCTCAGTTGAGTAAAAGCACCCTCTGTAGTACACGAGCCCTGGAGAATGTTCAGTCCCTGCTGCCAAAGCTCCTGCTAACTGAAGATGATGAAAATGTGTATATTGTTGGAGAGAGTAGTGACGTTTCTCAGGCCAAACAGCTTTTAATGCTGGGCTATCGCCTGAGAAAGGAGGACGTTGTTGCCACATCTGCTCACTCACCCTCACATTCTCCATCACATACTCTTTCACCAGCCTCCAGCCCCTCTGATGCAGGCCAAGGGGAACGGTTGGACTCCAAACCCACAGTGGAGGATCCTAGGTTCGGCAAGATGCTTCGTACCTCTGGAGGGGATCGCAAGATGGAGTACAAGCTGGCAGCTCGATTTAAGAGCTCTGGAGTAACGTTAGGGGGGCTGGGGCCTAAGCCTGGAGACCTGAGTGACCTGAAGGACCAAAGAGACTTAGATTTGCAGAGGCTCTCTACTAAAAATGAGACACTATTGGCATCGGGAAACTCGTTAGTTGGCAGAGACAAGCTCTTGTCTGGAGGCGCTGGGATAGATTTTGCAGCACTCCAGATTTCGCCACCTGAACGCACTGGAGAGGATATTCTGTTCAGAGGCACGGATCCACAGACCACTGCAGCCATGTTTGTGCCCATGTCCATGACAATATCCACTCGTGCCGGCACCTCATTCTCATCCCTACCACTTCAAACTCCTTTAGATGTGAAGACACTTCATCCGCCTGGTCCTCCGTCTgggtcttcaggatcttctggTCTAAAGAGAGCTAGCAGTTTCTCGGGCAGGACCCGAGCGAAGCAGGACGAGGCGAAACCAGAGGCTGCGCAGGCAACGGGCTCCGCTCCTCGCAGCAGACCAAGATCCAACAGCATCACCAGAGTTCACTCGGCCGAGGTCATAGTGCCGCTGCTGATGTGGTCCTACATGAAGGAGGCATACCGCACGCGCCTGGACGATATGACGTCCGACTTGCAGATGTCAGAGAGTCAGTCAGGAACAGACTCTGGTGTTAAGGTGGTTCTGAAGGGAGCTGAGTCAAGTGTGGTGCTCACTTGCCAGCGTGAGCTTCAGAAACTTGTTTCCATGGTGACGTCGGACTTCAGCATTATGGAGTTGCGTCTGTCCGACCTGGGCATTGTCGAGGGGGACGAGGTGTTTGAAGCCTGCTGCGCGGACGTACGTTCACGATTCAGCAAGGTTAGCCAGCGAAAGTGCAGAGGAAGTCTCTACCTGATTGGCCCAAAACTGCTGTGTTCACAGGTGGATGCAATGCTGCGAGAAGTGTTTTCTGGAGGGCCCGGGCAAAAGGCCCCCTCTCAACCCTTCCTTAAACAGCCAGTCTCTTCAAAAGATGGCTTGGACCCCGACCACACCCAAAGAGGTTCCAGCAGCAGtgacacagaaaaaaatacaaacaggAAGAAAGACCTACAGAAAGGAAAAAGACTCCCCTCAGAACCTACAGAAAGCACCCACAGACGGAAAGGCCATCCATTGGAGCCCACGGCCGAAGGGCTTAGCCTGCCATTAGCAAAGAAAGAGCCTGTCACCAGGGAGAAGGTTGAAAGGGGTGGTACCACCTCAGGCAGGAAAAGCAAGACGTACACATCTCCAAGCCCATCGGCTGACACAAGCCAAGGAGCAGTGGCATGGAGGTTTGATGAAAAGCCATCCTCTTTGCCAATTACGTTGTCCAAAGCACAAGAATTTGTCAAACAGACTAACCTTCATCCCAGCCCGACAGTGACCACATGCATTTGTGGGGAGAGTTGTTCACAGTTGGCACGCATGGCATGTGGATTGACTTTTTGTCGTCGGTGCATGTCCCTCCATGGCCACTGCCAGCTCTGCTCTAGTAAAGGGACAGAGCAGTCACTTCCAAATAAGAGCCAAGAACAGAACAAAAACCAGGACCAAGCCTTGGCTGGCCGGTTACGGGGACAATCTGTACCGGGTATCCATGGAACCATGAGCTGTGTGGAGCTTCCTTTCAGCCTGTCGGGCCATGCCAGAGACACCACAGCCAAAATCACCTACGTCATCACTGATGGCATTCAAGAT GAGGGACATCCCTGTCCAGGGTCACCGTTCGAGGGGGGAGTTTTTGAGGCCTATCTGCCCCTCAGTGCAAGAGGTAGGGGCTTCCTGCCACTCCTTGAGAGAGCTTTTCGGCAGGGTCTCACCTTCACCATCTCCATGGGCAACACCACTGGTGACAGGGTGGCCAAGGTTGTGTGGCACAACATTCCCCACAAGACAAAAATGGAAGGTGGTAAAAGTGG aAATGGCTATCCAGACTCCAATTACCTGAGTCGTCTGTCAGAGGCCCTGAAGGCTCAAGGAATTGAAGACGTGCCAGTGACTCAGGACAAAGCCAAACCATGA